From one Staphylococcus kloosii genomic stretch:
- a CDS encoding acylphosphatase, with protein MQRKHIEVFGIVQGVGFRFYTERIALKYNITGTVQNVEDFVDIYAQGDEEDIAAFTEAVIKGASPSSQVDDYNIEDLDIDHDLKKFKTI; from the coding sequence ATGCAACGTAAACACATTGAAGTATTTGGGATAGTACAAGGTGTTGGTTTTCGTTTTTATACAGAACGAATAGCACTAAAATATAATATTACCGGTACAGTTCAAAATGTCGAAGATTTTGTAGACATCTATGCTCAAGGCGATGAGGAAGATATTGCAGCATTTACAGAAGCTGTAATTAAAGGTGCTTCCCCTTCTTCCCAAGTTGATGACTACAACATTGAAGACTTAGATATAGATCATGATTTGAAAAAATTTAAAACAATATAA
- a CDS encoding ATP-binding protein: protein MTNMQYINADESVYNDALSLLKLNKNLLLKGPTGSGKTKLAETLSETLEQPMYQVNCSVDLDAESLLGFKTIKTNDDGQQEIVFIDGPVIKAMKEGHILYIDEINMAKPETLPVLNGVLDYRRKLTNPFTGEVINAAPGFNVIAAINEGYIGTLPMNEALKNRFVVIQVDYIDGNILGDVIRQQSQLQDEKLITQIIKFNEDLRTMTKQGQISEEAASIRALIDLSDLATVMPIERAIKRTIIDKLEDEREQQAIINAVELNF, encoded by the coding sequence ATGACAAATATGCAATATATCAATGCAGACGAAAGTGTATATAACGACGCATTATCATTATTGAAATTAAATAAAAATTTATTATTAAAAGGACCAACTGGTTCTGGTAAAACAAAATTAGCCGAAACATTAAGTGAAACGTTAGAACAACCAATGTATCAAGTGAATTGTTCCGTTGACTTAGATGCTGAAAGTTTATTAGGTTTCAAAACGATTAAGACAAACGATGACGGCCAACAAGAAATTGTGTTTATTGATGGACCAGTAATTAAAGCGATGAAGGAAGGTCATATCTTATATATAGATGAAATCAACATGGCTAAACCTGAAACTTTGCCCGTATTAAACGGAGTATTAGATTATCGTCGTAAATTAACAAACCCATTTACTGGTGAAGTGATTAATGCAGCGCCTGGTTTTAATGTAATAGCAGCTATAAACGAAGGTTATATTGGTACATTGCCAATGAACGAAGCATTAAAAAACCGCTTTGTAGTTATTCAAGTTGATTATATTGATGGTAATATTTTAGGTGATGTCATTAGACAACAAAGTCAATTACAAGACGAAAAATTGATTACTCAAATCATAAAATTCAATGAAGATTTACGTACGATGACAAAGCAAGGCCAAATATCTGAAGAGGCTGCGAGTATTAGAGCTTTAATTGATTTAAGTGATTTGGCAACGGTTATGCCTATCGAAAGAGCAATTAAACGTACAATAATAGATAAATTAGAAGATGAACGTGAACAACAAGCTATTATCAATGCGGTAGAATTAAATTTTTAG
- a CDS encoding vWA domain-containing protein → MSERFIKFNDEQLDAKQVMMLQDLARLLLKSEQTQVKIQKFPYYDPQNDTLITSSFWSHRPKQIETTGLKTDVILAAYGYKLMDIDVVNDVIRDTNFTHTKFYQQLFKLLEDKRVISEIVKQRPTTEKALSLRNEIRTNYIKSQINVYKTKTTYTDLLFLNLTYSILTENFYDVPQIHPSIDDILLNMYQYLPNVFNCESSEDNQFLAQRIMFQIDDILKEDMLNEYYHLPKQVYAAMETMTFDELKRTDASKVDGNNNESDEEPESEEIENKAADSQSSGGAYLEMELHEGENSDTASDNDTDREGDASDDMTDMQTKKGKGTNNTIDNSEGSALGAKSPFALTGINENVEIDWRVPDIRPEYVKTYHDVEQSVGIETKDLIQIIKKAIDREYTDERNNLTKGRLQKNLLNWFVDDQYKLFYKKQDLSQTFDATFTLLVDASASMQDKMEETKKGVVLFHETLKALNVKHEILAFNEDAFEADDRNQPNIIDEIIHYDKSTYVNDGPRIMALEPQDDNRDGVAIRIGSERLLQRSHKQKFLIVFSDGEPSAYNYSQDGILDTYEAVETARKLGIEVFNVFLSQDPITEDIEQTIHNIYGQYSIFVEGVEHLPSHLSPLLKKLLLKSF, encoded by the coding sequence ATGAGCGAGCGTTTTATTAAATTTAATGATGAACAATTAGACGCAAAGCAAGTCATGATGCTACAAGACTTAGCACGTTTACTACTTAAAAGTGAACAAACGCAAGTTAAAATACAAAAGTTCCCTTATTATGATCCACAAAATGACACGCTAATTACGAGTTCATTTTGGTCGCATCGACCTAAACAAATTGAAACTACAGGCTTAAAAACTGACGTCATATTAGCGGCATATGGTTATAAGCTGATGGATATAGACGTAGTAAATGATGTCATCCGTGATACAAACTTTACTCACACTAAATTTTATCAGCAATTATTTAAATTGTTAGAAGATAAACGTGTGATAAGTGAAATAGTGAAACAACGGCCTACTACAGAAAAAGCATTGTCATTAAGAAATGAGATTCGTACAAATTATATAAAGTCTCAAATCAATGTCTATAAAACAAAAACAACTTATACCGATTTGTTATTTTTAAATCTAACTTATTCAATACTTACGGAGAATTTTTATGATGTTCCTCAAATACATCCTTCTATAGATGATATTTTATTAAATATGTATCAATACTTGCCTAATGTATTTAATTGTGAAAGCTCTGAAGATAATCAATTTTTAGCACAGCGTATTATGTTTCAAATCGATGATATTTTAAAAGAAGATATGTTAAATGAATATTATCATCTACCTAAACAAGTATATGCGGCAATGGAAACGATGACTTTCGATGAGTTGAAAAGAACTGATGCGAGTAAAGTAGATGGAAATAATAATGAGAGCGATGAAGAACCTGAAAGTGAAGAAATTGAAAACAAAGCAGCAGATAGTCAATCTTCAGGTGGTGCTTATTTAGAAATGGAGCTGCACGAAGGTGAAAATAGCGACACTGCAAGCGACAATGACACCGATCGTGAAGGTGATGCTAGTGATGATATGACAGATATGCAAACCAAAAAGGGTAAAGGTACAAATAACACTATAGATAATTCAGAAGGAAGTGCTTTAGGTGCTAAGAGTCCATTTGCTTTAACTGGTATTAATGAGAACGTTGAGATTGATTGGCGTGTCCCAGATATTAGACCAGAATACGTAAAAACTTATCATGATGTAGAACAATCAGTGGGTATTGAGACAAAAGATTTAATTCAAATTATCAAAAAAGCGATTGATCGTGAATATACTGATGAGCGAAACAACCTGACTAAAGGACGATTACAAAAGAATTTATTAAATTGGTTTGTCGATGATCAATATAAATTATTTTATAAGAAACAAGATTTAAGTCAGACATTTGATGCTACATTCACATTACTCGTTGATGCGTCCGCAAGTATGCAAGATAAAATGGAAGAAACGAAAAAAGGCGTCGTATTATTTCATGAAACATTAAAAGCATTGAATGTAAAACATGAAATATTAGCATTTAATGAAGATGCTTTTGAAGCTGATGATAGAAACCAACCAAATATTATCGATGAAATCATTCATTACGATAAGTCTACTTATGTTAATGATGGACCTAGAATTATGGCTCTAGAACCCCAAGACGATAATAGGGATGGCGTCGCAATTAGAATTGGGAGTGAGCGATTACTACAACGTTCACACAAGCAGAAATTTTTAATCGTCTTTTCTGATGGTGAACCTTCTGCATACAATTATAGCCAAGATGGTATTCTTGATACTTATGAAGCTGTTGAAACAGCTAGAAAACTGGGCATTGAAGTCTTTAACGTCTTTTTAAGTCAAGACCCAATTACAGAAGATATAGAACAAACTATCCATAACATTTATGGTCAATATTCTATCTTTGTGGAAGGGGTAGAACACCTGCCTAGTCACCTTTCACCGTTACTTAAAAAATTATTATTAAAATCATTTTAA
- a CDS encoding toxic anion resistance protein — protein MSREQDYINAHPFDSYIDEQTTNEHEILTSKQQQFSQVEQQKIQKLSQSITPMDNDALLNFGTEAQSNMSQFSHRILNDVRTSDVGPVGDTLDSLMSKLKSVNPDELNPENQSKLKRIFKRTKASINEVFSKMQSVGSQIDRISIELDKHKGNLKKDIEMLDELYNQNKDYFDDLTLYIEAAKQKKHAIEQHDLPKLQEKAKQSTNQMDVQEAADLSQFVERLDKRIYDLQLSRQIALQTAPQIRMIQNVNQALAEKIQSSILTSIPLWKNQMSIALTLMRQRNAVSAQKAVTDTTNDLLLKNSSLLKQNAVDTATENERGVVDIETLKTTQSDIIETIEQTLQIQKQGRQKRQQAEGELSELEGELKQQLLDLKDNKQQ, from the coding sequence ATGTCTAGAGAACAAGATTATATTAATGCTCATCCGTTTGACTCATATATCGATGAGCAAACAACTAATGAACATGAAATCCTCACTAGTAAACAACAACAATTTTCTCAAGTAGAACAACAGAAAATTCAAAAGTTAAGCCAATCGATTACGCCTATGGATAATGACGCATTATTAAATTTTGGAACGGAAGCGCAATCCAATATGTCACAGTTTTCACATCGTATATTAAACGATGTGCGAACTTCTGACGTAGGGCCTGTAGGTGATACATTAGATAGTTTAATGTCTAAATTGAAATCAGTGAACCCTGATGAATTGAATCCTGAAAATCAATCCAAATTAAAACGAATTTTTAAAAGAACAAAAGCGTCTATAAACGAAGTCTTTTCAAAAATGCAGTCTGTGGGCTCACAAATAGATCGTATTTCAATTGAATTAGATAAGCATAAAGGTAATCTTAAAAAAGATATTGAGATGTTAGACGAATTATATAATCAAAACAAAGACTATTTTGATGATTTAACCTTATATATTGAAGCAGCAAAACAGAAAAAGCATGCAATTGAACAGCATGATTTACCAAAATTACAAGAAAAAGCAAAGCAATCTACGAATCAAATGGATGTTCAAGAAGCAGCTGATTTGAGTCAATTTGTCGAACGACTTGATAAACGTATATATGATTTACAACTATCGCGCCAAATTGCGCTCCAAACCGCACCACAAATTCGTATGATTCAAAATGTGAACCAAGCACTGGCAGAAAAAATTCAAAGTTCAATATTAACGAGTATCCCTTTATGGAAAAATCAAATGTCTATCGCTTTAACACTCATGCGTCAGAGAAACGCTGTATCGGCTCAAAAAGCTGTTACTGATACTACGAATGATTTATTACTTAAGAACTCCTCATTGCTTAAACAAAACGCTGTAGACACTGCTACAGAAAATGAACGTGGCGTGGTAGATATTGAAACATTAAAAACAACGCAAAGCGACATTATAGAAACAATTGAACAAACTTTACAAATTCAAAAACAAGGACGTCAAAAACGCCAACAAGCTGAAGGTGAACTATCTGAACTTGAAGGCGAATTAAAACAACAGTTGTTAGACTTAAAAGATAATAAACAGCAATAA
- the msaA gene encoding regulatory protein MsaA, with protein MWSITKIRADYEGWWLFSDWTDNIVERDDFETYDEMINKYQHTIRKCKEDYDNYLIGKYNIHAFYNNCDLGFCEDCDENLQIFYSFIVLNNNNVYYDLPIIH; from the coding sequence ATGTGGTCGATAACTAAAATAAGGGCTGATTATGAAGGTTGGTGGCTATTTAGTGATTGGACTGATAATATAGTAGAACGTGATGATTTTGAAACTTATGATGAAATGATAAATAAATATCAACATACAATTCGTAAATGCAAAGAAGATTATGATAATTATTTAATAGGTAAATACAATATACATGCATTTTATAATAATTGTGATTTAGGTTTTTGTGAAGATTGTGATGAAAACTTACAAATATTCTATAGTTTTATTGTATTAAATAATAATAATGTTTATTATGATCTTCCAATAATTCATTGA
- the brnQ3 gene encoding branched-chain amino acid-like transporter carrier protein BrnQ3, translating into MNKNTWIIGFTLFAMFFGAGNLIFPPNLGLDSGHYFWPSILAFSLTGIGLPLLGVIIGAVDKQGYIGSLNKISPKFSVIFLIVIYLTIGPLFAIPRTASTSFEMTITPIAHTSSNLALFIFTAIYFLVVLYLCINPNKMVDRVGSLLTPILLLTILAMIIKGFVDFGGNGPSKPAEAYTSNLAGFSQGFTNGYLTMDAIAAIAFSMIVVNAVKATGVTHANKILKQTVMAGVIAAVALLFIYISLGFIGNHMDVSQAKLDSLAAKDQNVGTYLLTTIAGVGYGVFGKYLLGIIVALACLTTACGLIVSVSEYFNRIFPKIPYKAYVIIFTIISFILANQGLNSVIKMSVPVLSVVYPIAITSVLLILLARLFPTKPIAQRIPVAVVTIVAILSIIDSQGWIKIGFIQALPLKQYSLEWFPVAVVFTIIGYIVAVFVKNEKQIVYEKE; encoded by the coding sequence ATGAACAAAAATACATGGATAATAGGTTTCACGTTATTTGCAATGTTTTTTGGTGCGGGTAACCTTATTTTCCCCCCAAACCTAGGTTTGGATAGCGGTCATTACTTTTGGCCATCAATTTTAGCATTTTCACTAACTGGTATTGGTTTACCACTATTGGGAGTAATCATTGGAGCTGTAGATAAGCAAGGTTATATCGGCTCTTTAAATAAAATATCACCTAAATTTTCTGTTATCTTTTTAATTGTCATTTATTTAACAATTGGACCGTTATTTGCAATACCACGTACTGCATCAACGTCTTTTGAAATGACAATTACACCGATCGCACATACAAGTAGTAATCTAGCATTATTTATTTTCACTGCTATTTATTTCTTAGTCGTTTTATATTTATGTATCAATCCTAATAAAATGGTTGACCGAGTTGGTTCATTATTAACACCAATACTATTACTAACTATTTTAGCGATGATTATTAAAGGCTTTGTTGATTTCGGTGGAAATGGTCCAAGTAAACCAGCTGAAGCTTATACTTCAAATCTTGCAGGATTCTCACAAGGTTTTACAAATGGTTATTTAACGATGGATGCTATAGCTGCTATCGCATTCTCAATGATCGTTGTAAATGCTGTAAAAGCAACAGGTGTTACGCACGCTAACAAAATTTTAAAACAAACTGTTATGGCTGGTGTTATCGCTGCCGTTGCATTACTATTTATTTATATCTCACTTGGTTTCATTGGTAACCATATGGATGTATCTCAAGCTAAATTAGACAGCTTGGCTGCTAAAGACCAAAACGTCGGTACATACTTATTAACTACAATTGCAGGCGTAGGTTACGGTGTATTTGGTAAATATTTATTAGGTATTATTGTTGCACTTGCTTGTTTAACTACAGCATGTGGATTGATTGTATCAGTATCTGAATACTTCAATCGAATTTTCCCAAAAATTCCATACAAAGCTTATGTAATTATTTTTACAATCATTAGTTTTATATTAGCAAACCAAGGATTGAATTCAGTAATTAAGATGTCAGTACCAGTATTGAGCGTTGTTTATCCGATTGCCATTACTTCTGTACTTTTAATCTTACTTGCTCGACTATTCCCAACAAAACCCATCGCTCAACGTATACCAGTTGCAGTGGTAACAATTGTAGCTATATTAAGCATAATAGACAGCCAAGGTTGGATTAAAATAGGCTTTATCCAAGCATTGCCTCTTAAACAATATTCATTAGAATGGTTCCCAGTAGCCGTAGTATTTACAATTATTGGTTATATTGTTGCTGTATTTGTTAAAAATGAAAAACAAATCGTTTACGAAAAAGAATAA
- a CDS encoding 5-bromo-4-chloroindolyl phosphate hydrolysis family protein has translation MRYNISRVLGTVVAFPIAVIVWFVCIFALDIQFIFDLLISIAAFFGIYFPTQRISSRKYLHEIGLSRRDYHYVNNQLNHAQDKIRRILKVFINVRSIKDFRQVSDIYRISRAIYFAVKQQPAKFFLVESFFYSHIDNALNLIESYTRLSKSPKKSQEEKQKLEQTRITLDEVNRTLIADLKRINEDDYQKLDIEMELNKMEQKRRK, from the coding sequence TTGAGATACAATATTTCTCGTGTCTTGGGGACTGTTGTCGCTTTTCCGATTGCTGTTATTGTATGGTTTGTTTGTATCTTTGCTCTAGATATACAATTTATTTTTGACTTGTTAATTTCAATTGCTGCTTTCTTTGGGATTTATTTCCCTACCCAACGCATCTCTTCTAGAAAATACTTGCATGAAATTGGGTTGTCTCGCAGAGATTATCATTATGTCAATAATCAACTAAACCATGCACAGGATAAAATTAGACGTATATTAAAGGTTTTTATTAACGTAAGATCTATTAAAGACTTCCGACAAGTCAGTGATATATATCGCATCTCGAGAGCAATTTATTTTGCTGTCAAACAACAACCAGCAAAATTCTTCTTGGTAGAAAGTTTCTTTTACTCTCATATAGATAATGCTTTAAACTTAATAGAATCTTATACAAGACTATCTAAATCTCCTAAAAAATCACAGGAAGAAAAGCAAAAACTCGAACAAACACGTATCACATTGGATGAAGTTAATCGTACATTGATAGCAGATTTGAAAAGAATTAATGAAGATGATTATCAAAAGTTAGATATAGAGATGGAATTAAATAAAATGGAACAAAAAAGACGCAAATAA
- the cspA gene encoding cold shock protein CspA, with protein sequence MKQGTVKWFNAEKGFGFIEVEGENDVFVHFSAINQEGYKSLEEGQSVEFEVVEGDRGPQAANVVKL encoded by the coding sequence ATGAAACAAGGTACAGTTAAATGGTTTAACGCTGAAAAAGGATTTGGTTTTATCGAAGTTGAAGGAGAAAACGACGTATTCGTACACTTCTCAGCTATTAACCAAGAAGGTTACAAATCATTAGAAGAAGGTCAATCAGTAGAATTTGAAGTAGTTGAAGGCGACCGCGGTCCTCAAGCTGCAAACGTTGTAAAACTATAA